The genomic stretch AACTTAATAGACTTAGGTGTAGGCAAGAATTTCTCTATAATTTTAATGATTTATTAGGGGATTTGATGGTCATGCACAAATTATCATCCAATAAAAATATATCATTTCGCCATTTCATATCAgtattttaaaaattttaatttgACTTGACGGAATGTGTGATTGTAATTGATTAAAAGTAGAAAATAAATTTACACTTAGAGAATCATCCATTTTCTCTTTACTAGAAACTTTATTCATTTATTTCAGCATTTAAAATCAAGAAGGGTGATATTGTCCTTTTACACAGACTTGCGCAACATATATATTTTTGTCCTCCGCTGTAAATGTAAGACGGACATGATTTTGGGAACAAAACAACAATTTGTCAAATCGTTTGTTCGATGAACGGAGTAAAACAAAGATTGCTACACACCCTGCGTGTCGATGTCCCAACCGAATCACTGAAGAGAAAGGCATTGGAATTGGAGAAGAAAAGGAAGATGAGGAATTCCAAAACCAAGGACCAGTTCATCGTTCCGGTACCCGAATCCTTATCCTACCTCGATACCGCCACCATGCCCATGATCGTCGTTGCCGTTGGCGTTGCAATATTCGCCAAACTCCTCATGATGGTATACGTTTTATTCTCTCAACTTCATTTTTGCACATCACCTGTTCGATCATATTACTAACAGAAACTAGTCATTAATGGGTTGTAATGGTGTGACAGTATGATGAATCTAGATCTCAAGAGCTGTTGGAACGCAAGATAAAGAATTCTCCAGAGGGTCAAGGCTCTGTGAGAATGCTCAGCCGTGAGGAGTGGGAGAAGATTCGGGAACTCCCGCCCAGAACTCCATTTGAATCCAAGTTTTCCCGTCCTAATTCCAGAATCAGAACTGGAGAACCATTGCGTCTGGTATCAATCTTTCTCTTACTGTTTTTAATTTTACTGCTAAAGTCACACAGGAGACAATGCTGATAGATTGTGTAGGGAGTTGTAATTAAACACAGTCActtctattttttttaaaattattatttataGGTGATTATATGTTGCTGTTAGTGTCATATACAGTGTTGGTGTCGATGCTTGATAGTTGATGACATCCCACTAACTAGATATTCTTCCACTTCCAGACCTAACATGTTTTCATTGGACTAACGTAATGCCATCGAGTGTCATTATCTATGGGAGTTAATAGAATTTGAGACGAGATTAATCTTAAGCATGTAGTAACTCTACATGATCGATTCATATTAGGTTTAGGTAAAACATATGTTAATCTTACATGTTTACATTACAGAAAATCAGATCCTTTCACTTTATACACACACGAGTGAGACTTGCTCAGCTCATAAGAGTTCTTCTATGAAATTTAATCACAAGGAAAGCATTTCATTTTGTGGCTGAAGTCTCTTTGTTTCCTGTATATAGGAGGACTTAAAGGATTGGACAATCGATGCTTTTATGGATGGTGTTGCAAGAGCTGAAGAGTACGGTAAACGCCGTAATACTAAGTAATTTAAGATGTCATAAGCTTAACCTTTGTATTACCCTGTTGGTTAAGTTTATTAGATGTTGTGGTGATTTCTGTTATGAGGTGGTGTTTAATCATATTAACTAGCTCAATTACCTTCTTTTTCAATCTGGAAATCGCATGAACTATTTGGCAAACATGTAACCAAATGCAAAATGGTATATCTTTATGTAATCGTGTTCTTATATGCTCTTTTAAGACATATGAAAGATGTAGATAATTTGACCATTGACTGGAAGGTGCCATATGAAAGAGTGGCTCAACACTGATATAATCACAATGGCCAAAACAATCTCTGTTATTCTTCTATTCACAACTTAGTAACTTTGGGGACTGTCTGGGAATACCATTTTCTAACCAATAATCATGATCTAAGAAGCATATTAAGTGTTAAGACTCCCACGATGGACAATATATGACTTAAAATGGGACTCTACAAGTAggttttgtagggatgagttagaCTCAACCATATTTTTTAACAAAGTATTAGAGTCTTGTTTACGATTCAGTAAGTTAAATGTTATTAGATTTTCGTTATTGGGTCACTCATCATTTATTTTTATATTCCTGATGTTTAGTTCTGAACACGAGGGTGTGTGTTAAGAGTGTCAAATAGTGGATTAATTTGATCGAAGAGTAAAGAAAAACATGGAAAAATACTATTTCTTACTAAATTATATATCATTTGCACATTCAATTTGTCACAAACAATTTgttataaattataaattatatgTTTTTTTATTCATTACTTTCTTTCTCTAATTCCTTTAATCTCTATTTCTCATATTTTTATTAACGGTATTTTGTACGGTTATTCTTAATTATTTTTCCTATAAAATTGAAAGTTTAAGATAGATGAAGAAATGTTTTATTGTGACCTCGCTGTCGGAGTTTTATCTTTATGATGTATTAGATGTAGAGTTTTATCTTTATGGCGTAGACTTTGGTAAATgtaaaataaatattaaataaatattttttattattttatattttcaaGTTAGTTCAACCGTCAATTTTATAAAATACTATTTAGTTTACATGTGATCAACTAGTTTATCATATATCCATTATAAATTCACATGTTGCAAGTAAGTTTAACAATGatctgttttttatttttatttttgagtCGCTATATAAAAAGTGAAAGATATAATAATGAGAatcaaattaaataatttaatagATGACAAGTTTAGAAGATAATTTTTTAAGGGATTAATTACTATACATtgtgtaaaaagttttacactatCGATTTATCACCATCACCCATTTgcattattttatagatttttaaaataaaagtcaaatttgTTTCAACATTCAACGTCTATGATTACCTGACagtgtaaaatccttttacactgtcagtgtatttcaattaaatctATTTTTTAATGCATCTATTTTTTAATGCATCTTATATATTTTTATTGTACAATGCAAATTTGTAaaaggatttaattgaaatacgCTGTCAGTGTAAAAcgattttacaccgtcagttaatctTAGACGTTGaatattgaaataagtttgatttttattttaaaaacctataaagtaatgcaaacgggtgatgacgatgaatcgacagtgtaaatttttttacatcgatagtgcatagtaattaatctctttttAAAAATGCATTTTGTTTTTCGAGATGTATCTCTTGACACATTTCTTACATATTTAACAAATGTCATTTTGAGAGACGTCCTACAAGTTGAGTTATTTttagagattaattactatacactgtcagtgtaaaaaaatttacactgtcgattcatcaccatcacctgtttgcattactttataagtttttaaaataaaagtcaaacttatttcaatatccaacgtctatgattaattgacggtgtaaaatcattttacactgtcagtgtatttcaattaaattcttATTTTTATTCAAAAGATACATCTCCGGAACATTTTAAGAAATACATTATTTATTTACTAGCTCAATACAAATTACGGAGATGCATATCTGAAATTATGGGAAGgatcttgaaattttttgtcacatttgcatgtcagatatttttggagatgtatctccgaaaaTATCTGATAAAAGAAGCAGCTGCATGATCATACAACCATTGTTACCATAGTTGGTTTTCAACCAAACCCTTCACTAAAAAATCATATATTTTCAATCCAATTTTTCACTCCAAATCTCCATTCTTTTGGTTCATCACATCATAGGAAGCAAAATAAGATAGAATTTCAGGTAAAAATCTTTCATTTCATTATGCACTGCTCACATTAATCATGCCttttttctggaaaaaaatgCGTCCGAAAATGTATCTCCGGAACGAGTATGAACTTCTTCGGAGATGCATATTCGAAAGTTGTATGTGTTTGATTTCCAAGTCTGTCTTGAGCAGCAACACTTATATACTGTTATGGTTTTAATTGTTTtcattagatatggtgcacccCAATGTTTTCTCAAAAGAAGTTGTTTCTGCGAATGTCCaaggtgttgttgtgaaagcgGTAGATGTTGGCAACCAATTTAAAAGCAAGCAAGAATTTGAATCTCGTGATCAAATGCTTCAATGGATTCGTACGGAGGCCTCTAAACTTGGATTTGGTGTGGTTACTGGAAGGTTTGATAATGGTTCGGATAAAAGATGCGTTTTTGTGACAATGACACGCGAAAGAAGCAGGAAATACAGAACTCCTCTCCGAAATTTTAAAAGAGACGACACTGGTTCTAGAAAATGTGAGTGTCCGTTCAAGGTGCATGGTTACATGTTGACAAACAAAAACTGGAGATTTAATGTGATATGTGGTTTGCATAACCATGATTTGTGTGAAAAATTAATCGGTCATCCTAGTGTGCGTTGGCTCATGCCGAAAGAGAAGGAATGTTTTGCTGACATGACCTTGAATCTGGTTCAACCAAAAAATATGCTTGCAACATTGAAACGAAAACGATCTAGAATTATATCAAATATCAAGCAAGTGCATAATATTTTGTACCTAACTAGCAAGGTGCTTATGGGGGATAAAACTGAGATGCAACAACTCTTGAAACTGTTGTATGATTACAGTTACGTGTCTAGGTAGTGAACGTGCGAGGATGGAGTTATTgttagagatatattttggactcatcTTGATTCCATAAATTTGTTCAACATGTTTCCTACGGTGCTCATACTTGATTCAACCTACAAAAATAACAAGTATAGACTTCCATTATTGGAGATGGTTGGTGTTACCTCAACTGAGAAGAAATATTCTGTTGGGTTTGCATTTCTTGGGTGTGAAAAAGAGGACAACTTTACTTGGGCCTTAGAGGTGTTTCGGACACTGTTGAAGGATCAAGGTGAGATGCCTAAAACGATTGTTACCAACCGCGATACTGCATTGATGAATTCGGTTGCAAATGTATTTCCTTCTTCTAATGAATTACTTTGTAGGTATCATATAAGAAAGAATGTGAGAAGTCAGGTTAAACCCGCGGTAGGGACAAAACTGATAGAGTACAAAGATGGAAAAATGGTGAAGGCGGGTGTTGTTGTGGAAAAAATAATGCATGCATGGAATCGTATAATAAATTCTTCAACAAAAGAACTATATGTCGGTTTTGTTATGCAATTCAGAAAAGTGTGTGAAAAGTATCCAAATTTGTTGAAATATGTTGAAAGTATAATTCTTGACCAGGTGAAGGAGAAAATTGTTTGTGTATAGACTGGTAATGTTCGACaccttgaaaataaaataaataacaaattTGAGTCTACCGATGCTACTTTGAAAAATTGGTTGGGAAATAGTAAATGTGATTTATGTAGAGACTGGGACTCCGTGAACCACATGATTCAAAACCAGTATAATGAGATACAAACATCATTTGGTCGGAGCATCACAGTTTTGGAACACAGATTTAAAGACAACACCTTATATTGTCAGTTGGTCGGTAACATTTCTCGGGCAGGTTTGAACTATATTTTTCACGAGGCTAAACGAGCTGATAATGTAGGCTCCGATAGCATAAAGTATGGATGCACAATTGTGAAAACATGTGATCTCCCATGTGCTTGTGTTATTGCTAGAAAGGTGAAACTTGGTGACCCAATAAAAATGGGACGAGGTTTGCACTCATTGGAAGAGACTTAGGTTTGATGATGACGGTGTCATGAATGACGATAAATCGAATATATCTATTTTGACCAAATGAGAAGTGATACAAAAGAGATTTTTGAAAGCCGATGACAACATGAAACTCCACATAAAAGAACAATTGAGGAAGATTGTCTATCCGGAAACCATCGACATGAAACAACCCTCTTAATCGGTAAAAACAAAAGGTGCTCCAAAGAAAATGAAGCCTACACCGAATGACAATTCGACTACACGGTTTCCTtcatattttgaacatgttgacaaaGTTTTTCCCAACTCACCAACTctaaaatctcaaaaaaaataTTGTCAAAGAAGCTCGCATTAGCAAACCACCTCTGACGCCGCCTCTGCCAAAGATTTCATTCATCGACGAGATGTTGGCTTTTATGCACAAATATATTGAGTGGATCATCAATGTTGTAGGGGACGGTAATTGTGGTTACCGAGCCATTTCAGCTTTACTCGGTAAAGGATAAGATAAGCATACACTTCTCTGCCATCAACTTATCCAAGAGTTGAAGACGCATAAAGAATCACAC from Lathyrus oleraceus cultivar Zhongwan6 chromosome 7, CAAS_Psat_ZW6_1.0, whole genome shotgun sequence encodes the following:
- the LOC127105990 gene encoding uncharacterized protein LOC127105990 — encoded protein: MNGVKQRLLHTLRVDVPTESLKRKALELEKKRKMRNSKTKDQFIVPVPESLSYLDTATMPMIVVAVGVAIFAKLLMMYDESRSQELLERKIKNSPEGQGSVRMLSREEWEKIRELPPRTPFESKFSRPNSRIRTGEPLRLEDLKDWTIDAFMDGVARAEEYGKRRNTK
- the LOC127103101 gene encoding uncharacterized protein LOC127103101, whose translation is MVHPNVFSKEVVSANVQGVVVKAVDVGNQFKSKQEFESRDQMLQWIRTEASKLGFGVVTGRFDNGSDKRCVFVTMTRERSRKYRTPLRNFKRDDTGSRKCECPFKVHGYMLTNKNWRFNVICGLHNHDLCEKLIGHPSVRWLMPKEKECFADMTLNLVQPKNMLATLKRKRSRIISNIKQVHNILYLTSKVLMGDKTEMQQLLKLLYDYSYVSR